One Carya illinoinensis cultivar Pawnee chromosome 5, C.illinoinensisPawnee_v1, whole genome shotgun sequence genomic window, AGTAATATGCTCAAATAGCCTTCCTATCACACCCATCGTGATCCACTTCGTTTCGTGTGCTCAGTGGTTTGAAACTGCCCTTTCCACATTCCTTTTCTGTCATTTCGAATTCGTCAAGATTGGGTGACTACTCTGCCCCTACCTCCCAGGTAGGCAAACCATCTCTTAGGTCGCGTGATTTGGTGGCAGGCCCTAGAAGAAGCTCGCGATACTTGGCCCGACCTCACTGGCAAGGATTTCTTTCTCACTCACTCAGTGTCAAATAGGAGGTGCAACCTTTgtgattttgtttttgcttcCCCCTTAGTTTGCCTCGAGCCGGAATATGACAAGAGGACCTTGGGCTTCAAACAATTCTTTTTAGTTTCTGGTCCCGGGTAGGAGTACCTCCCGGGGTAGTCTGCAGGACAAAGCTATCCCATTTGGGTGAATTGGGAGGTGGTGTTTGAAAGGAAGCTCCCTAAGTCGCTGTCAACGCCAAAGGAGGCCCGCCGCATCGAGATTGTGCTAGAATGGGTCGCTACCCACTCAAATGAAGTCTGGTCCAGCGCACTGCTGAGAGACAGCAGTTTGCGGCAATACCTTCCCGTGCATTTGGCTTTGCACCTAGTTGGGTCTTTGACCCCGTTGGGTCCACCAATCGTTCGTCACGTCAGCAATCAATCAATCCTCCAATGGAAGGAAATGGAAAGAAGTCGCGACAGAGCTCCCCGGACGAGCCAAATTCTGATGACGGTGATGCCCCCAGATTCCCTGGTCAATCTTTAGTAAGGACTTCCACCCACCAGCCCCACCCGCGAAGTGGTTGGGGAGGGATCACCTCTCTCCTGCTTTAGGGAGTGCTGCTTCGTGCCCTATAGACGATTGGAGGGTCAGCATTTCCCTCGCCTAGTCACGCTTCTCCCTCATTTTTCGCGGTTGCAGGCGACATGGCCTTGCTCTCCCCAGAAGGAAGGCACCTGGCTGCCTCGTTTTTCAATGTCTCCCGAAACTACTCATCTAGGAGTCAGTCGAGCTGGAGAGAGGCACCTGAGGTGACCATTGTGGGGTGACCCGAATTTGGGCATCCTTTGGTCGGTGTTTTAGGTTCTCTAGGTCAGATCTGGTCCTAAACtcagattttctttttccaggactCTTTCGATACTTTCCTTACAATTTTACTGGGTGTTTGCTTGACAGGTCACTAGCCGGCCATTGACCCCTGTAGTGAACGATCAGGGTGGGCCCGGCTCTAGGGATCTCCAACCTCTTTTTGCAGTTCTTGCAATCTCCCCTCAACCCACGGTAGACATACGGCTCCCTGAGGGTGACACGAGTCTCCCTGAGAGTGACACAGGTCTCACTCCAGCCTTGGTGGAGCAGCTGCGAGATGCATAATCTAAGTTGCAGGGGTCCCAGGAAGAAGTCACCATGTGTTATCTTGATATGGTGCGCGAGTCAAAGGTACAAGAGACCCTGGAAGGGGTGCTCTTTCATAAGACGGAGGAGCAGGAGGAACTTCGAGCAGCGCATGTCTCTCTCTACAAAAAGTATGATTCTGTGGTGTCTTCCCATAAGTTTTTCAAAGACAAGTTCCTAAAAATCAGCCAGGACTTCTTCAAGCGGGTGAAGACCATCAAGGCCTTGAAGGCTAAGAGGGAAGAGCTAAGGTCGACGCTTCAACAACAACGGTTAAAGCTGTCAAGAGTGCGAGGGGTCAGGGACAAGGCATGGCACCACGAGTTTCTTTTTGGTAGGGAGGCGTTGAGGGTATATCTGTTGACCCCGATGTGAATTGCTTTTGCTAGACCCTGAGTTCTCGGCTCCGGGCCCTGTTGCTTTAGAGGCCGAGGCTCGAATATAGGTGGACCTAGTCCCTAGTGCATTTACGGATGCGCCCGAGACTCTAGCAACAATCAAAATGCCTCCGGAAGTGGACCCCCCGAATTGGGGGAGGAGCCATAAGTCAGCTCAGGAGAGGGGGGGACCCTTCGCTTTGTTACCCCCTTTTTTTTATTCGCATGTATATATGCATTGAATCTTTACTCTTGATATATTGGTGACTATATAGCCTTAGTTTGGGCTGATTTATTTAATCTGATTATGTTTGTGGTGTATGCACCCCCTTGACTCATGCCCTGGACTTTCATCTtttacttcctttcttcttcttctctctctttcttctttccttttctatgtttgttgttttttgttgtttttctttagGCCGCGTTGGAAGCAAACTCCACATGTTTCTTTGCATACGAATTAACCAATAAAGACACGCGTCTTTCTTTTCCAAAGGGACGCTTCAAATTCTGCTTTTCTGTTGCCCTTACTGTACTTGCCTTTCAACCTTCCCGAAGTAGTGAGTTTATGGCTATCGTTTCTTCTACAAACTCGGAAGGATTTTGAATAGTCAGTCATTCATAGCTCATATGTTGGTTGTCCTGCCTTTATAGCATGGATGCCATTTTCCCATGCGTGCCACAAAATATGCTCTGGTGGTTTTTGCGAGATTCGCGTCTCATCTGATAGAGCCCTTCAACGTGCATATACTCTGAACCTCAGGATGTGAACCGTCATTCCCAGCCTATCTTCCCACCAAATCTTCATTCCTGCTTCCTCAAGCGTTCTGAAAGTCCtgccttttctctttctcccttACACTCATATTGGTTGCTCTTAGCTTCGATGGGTACCCTAGTTCAGAGTTGGTCTTGCGATGCCGAATCCTGTGATGAGTTTTATTGAAACACAAGCATGGCAGCCTCCTTGAGACTCTCATGGATGCCCCTCCCAAAGTTATGTTGTTCTTCATTACTGGGAGATGTCTTGAACAGACAGCATGGCCCCCCCAGCTTCACGGGAcggttgttcaatgggtttcttGGCCTCAAGACTCCTCGTGCAGTTAGCGGTTTTTCCTTACATCCCAGTTGGCTCCTTTGGTAGGGCGTCTTCTCCTACTCCAGGCCTTCATCACCTAGTGTGGATGAACTCTTCGAGTTGTTACTTCTCTCGAGGGTGGACTCATACCCGCCGAGCCTGGCTTGGATTTTCTTGTTggcctttctcttttgtatctctttgcataatttCTCGTTGTTGTGTCGTGATCTTTCGGTTGTAGTTTTTTTGAcaattgatgaataaaattcttTATGTATGTATTTTTGCTTGACTGCCCGTACTTTTATTGCTTCTCATTACGCATGCCTTTCATGGGCAATGATGAATCGTTCGCTTTCTCTCATCATGGTGAATTGATGATTATCCTGCCAGTACCCCGCCAAGCATAATTGACCTTCTACCTTTGCTAGCCTCTGAGGCCATTTGTAGTGCAACCGGCTTGCACATAAGGTTCCCATCTTGCTTGAATTATGCCGCATAGCTGAATTCGTAATGGAAATTCCCTCGATGTGTTGTCATGTAGACTTGGCATATTTTCAATAGGTGGCCGAGGAGCGCGTAATCCAAACTCAACCAAGTTTGCTGCAAAAGTCAATGCACAGgtgtatatatgtaaatttgaCTTGACCATCACCAACCTATCTTACCAACTCAACGCGGCAGGACATTAGGGCCTCTGCGAGCTTAGCTGGTCTCCGGACCATCCACATTTCTCAGAGGGAGAAGCATATTTATTCCCTCGGAGAGCTTTCCCTTGTCAGGGAGGCTTCGTTCATTCCCTCATGGGAGCATTCCCGCTCAAGGTGCGTGGCCTCCAAAGAGGTTCGTCATTCTCTCAGGGGAGCCTTCGTTCATTCTCTTATGGTAGCTTTCCCGCGTTGGAGAGCATTCTTGCTCAAGGTGCATGGCCTTAGGGGAGGTTCTATGGTTGAGTTGGGTAGTCCAAGGACTATCCTTCGAAGGAAAGGTAGGGACGCCTCAAAGCGCACCCTCCTCTTATAGCCCTTTGGGGAGGTAATCGTCCTTTTGCTGCAAAAGGATGGGGTACCGTTCTGGTAGCCTTAAGGTTAAACTCGCGCTCATGCTCAGGGGAGGTTGAGATGGCCCAGAGTCAATCCTGCCTATTGACCCACATGCAGAGGGATTTCGTTAGGGCAATTTGTGACTGGACCCACTCCCATCCATTGACATAGCAAGAAAGTAGAGCTAGGATCGGGTCGGCACCATGTCCACTCCTCGTCATGATAAAACCAGGTAATGTTCAGACAACCTCAGGGCTAGACCTGCTCTCCTTCGCAGGGGAGGCGGTCTAACTGGGGTTAGTTCCATTTGTTGAACTATACATAGAGGTAGTTTGTTCAGGCAATCCCTGACTGGACCCGCTCTCATTAGTCGACACTCATGACGATGGTCAATTCATGCATCGTCTGTTAAGGACAAGTCACTCTCTGCCGCGGGAGGGATCGAGCAGCCTTTTGGCATTATACCCGTCTCTTTGATACCCCATAGGGAGGTAAGTTGGAAGGCCTAGGGCCACTCTTTGTCGCGATGGGGATGGGGTCAATTTGGAATTGCCTCAGGGCCAAGCTCACACTCCTTCGCAGGGGAGGTCGGGATGGCTCGGAGCCACCCTGCCCGTTGACCCATACGAGGAGGGACTCCTTTTGAGCAGTTTACGACTGGACCCGCTCCCATCTGTTGACATCGCAGAGAAGGTAAGTTTGGACCGAGCTGGTGCCGCATCCACTCCTCGTCATGATTGAATGGGGTAATGTTCAGGCAACCTCTGGGCTGGATCCACTCTCCTCCACAAGGGAGGTGGTCTAACTGGGGTTAGTTCTACCTGTTGACCCATACTTGGAGGTAATCTATTTCAGTAGTCCCTGACTGGACCCTCTCCCATTAGTCGACACTCATGACGAGGGTCGCCTCATGTGTCGACTATTAAAGACAAGCCACTCTCCGCCACGGGAGGGATTGAGCAGCCCTTTGGCATTACATCTGTCCCTTTGGTACCCCACGGGGATGTAAGTCAGAAGGCCAAGGGGCCCCCCGCTCTTCACCTCGACGGGATAGGGTCAATTTCGAGTTGCCCTAGGGCCAAACTTACGCTCCTTCCCAAGGGAGGTCCAAATGGCTCGAACCCATCCTACCAGTTGACCCATACAAGGAGGGACTCCATTCAGGCAGTTTGCTATTGAACCCGCTCACATCCGTTGACTTCGTAGGGAAGGTAAGTTTGGACGAGGCTGGTGTTGCGTCCACTCCTCGTCATGACGGAACGGGTAATGTTCGGGTAGCCTTAAAGCTAGACCCACTCTCCTCTGCAGGGGAGACGGTCTAACCGGGGTTAGTTCCACCTGTTGACCCATATGTGGAGATAGTCTATTTGGGTAGTCCCTGACTGGACCCGCTCCTATTAGTTGATGCTCATGACAAGAGTCTCCTCATGCGTTGACTGTCGAAGACAAGCGCCTCTCCACCGCAAGAGGGATCAAGCGGCCCTTTAGCATTACACACATCCCTTTGGTACCCCACGGGGAGGTAGGTTTGAAGGCATAGGGGCCCCATGCTCTTCTCTGCGACGGGGATGGGATCAATTTCAAGTTGCCTCAGGGCCAAACTCATGCTCCTTCACAAGGGAGGTTGAGATGGCCTGGAGCCACCCTGCCCGTTGACCCAAACGAGGAGGGACTCCGTTCGGGCAGTTTGCGACTAGACCTACCCTGTCCGTTGACATCGTGAGAAGGATTATTCATATGAACAATGGGATCGAGTTCTCTGGGGCACAATCATTGAAATAATCATGCATTTCTCATTAACGAAAGCTATACTGGTATCCGTGGGTCAATAATAAcaaagaaatataaatgcatgtTTTGGGCATTATCGGTAAAAAATTCGTAGATGTTCGATATTCCATGGGTGTTGCAATTCGCTCTCGTAGGAAAATGGCAACCAATACGTCCCAAGGCGGTTGCTGGCGACTACCACATAAGGGCCTTCTCATTGTGGTCCAAGCTTACCTTCTTCTTTGACCGCTACCCCCGTCTTTTTTAGCACAAGGTCCCCTACCTTGAATGACCTAGGACACACCCACCAATTGAAACAACACTTTAACCTCTTTCTATATGCTGCCATCGTCATCTCTGCTTCTTCTAGAACCTCCCCCACCAAGTTGAGTTGCTCCTCTAGGCGTCGATCATTGGAGTGTTGCTCATAGTGGCGCACTCAGTGAGTTGGGATGTCGACTTCCACTAGTGGCATGGCCTCATGACAGTATGCCAAGGTGAATGAAACTAAAAACTTCAAGTAAGCGGGGTTCCTATGCTAAGTTTTACACAAATTATTGAGACTAAGGTTGacttttctaaaaattttgCATGCTTTGTTATAAAATGAAAGCTTGGAAAAACAACATTGGTCGTTtatttgcattactcatgaaatctgtaTTATAAAGGGAAAATATTTTTCTGACATGCATTATGTGGACATGAGCTATATGTTGTCATGCTATCTTTGAAATGTAAAAAAGagagatattaaaaatttggaaaactGTGCATTGATTTAGAAAGATACTCCAACTTTTGTTTTCAGAATGTGAGAATGATCTGAATATGCTTTGGTACTATGTTTTCTTTTGATAtggcatttgaaaaaaaaaaaaaaaacctttggcatggtGTATTGAATTTGTATCTGACTCTGCTCTATTTGGGTTGATATCAACTTCTCTATCTctgagtgcacccactttgaaaACAAAATGGTTTTTATATGGTCCTTTCCATGTACACAATCGAGACTCTGaaaataataaaggaaaaatttacttttgtcTCTGTCCGGTTTGGCCACCAATGATAGCACAATCTTACCACAGAGGTTAAACATGGTCTTCATTGTGTGAGATGCTCTGTTTTGATGTGATGATGATACTCaggttatgttatgccaaaatACTCTGGGTTTGATGGATTTTAAAACCCTCGCTCTATtacatttgaaaatatgttttgttCTGTATAATAATCCCGGaagatattttgttttatatactgtactctgtaaatgctcatgtttgcacgTTAATATATGTCAtatgcttactgagttgttgataactcacccctttatctccataatattttttagatattttttatgatttagcTGAAAAACACGAGTAAGAAGTATTGGAAAAGTTCAATAATCATATAGAATAGGTGTGAAAGGGTACAAGTATTTTTGGGGATCATGCTTTGTAAGTTTCTCTTTGGTGGCTATTTTGGCACATCAAGTTATGGATAGTTCGAGTCTTTACAGAGTTGTTACTCTATTTTATTGAAGATTTTGGTTAATATTTCTGTGAGGGAATAAGGATTTTGGATTaagcaaatgaattaatatgttataaaattttcagattttataattatgatattGGAATTGATATTTAGTAATAATAACTAACTTTTCAGACCTACAAGACTAGTGTTACAACACAAGCTAATCCCCCAAGTTTCATCCCTCATTCTTTCTCgagaacctctctctctctctctctttccgcacaaaatataaataatagtatttttcttcattctaatCTTTGACATCCTTAACCTTTGGACCGATTAAACTCGCATTtggtttgattcatttattaaataaaatatttaggaatACAAAATTATGatcaattaataaataaatttgtagaAAACTCGATCCAATTCGTATAAGCTCAGCAAAATTTGGTTTCTATgagagatatttaaaaaaattatttttacattactgaggtatacaaaattattttttatccatatgaaaaaaaaaatcttttttaataataaattctaattCTTTCCAAATGAAATGTACGAGGCGTACAGATTCTAGAACtctatctaatattatttaaaattaagaaaaaaaataaaaaaacgggTGGGGAAACGTATTTTTGCGATGGCACGTGCGACAAGAAATCTCCGTGTTCGGTCATAGATCGAGCATCGGACTGATTAAAATCGGGTTCTTCAGAAAGGAGCCCCCAAACTCTCTTGACCTAATTACTCCCAGAAGGCAGACCCAGAAGAACACCATCGTCTCGTTCGATCAAACATTTTTGTTGAGAGAACAATGGGGAAGCAGCCAGTGAGGATGAAGGCGGTTGTGTATGCTTTGTCCCCGTTCCAGCAGAAGATAATGCCTGGGCTCTGGAAGGACCTGCCCGGCAAGATCCACCATAAAGTCTCCGAGAACTGGTTCAGTGCCGTCCTCCTCCTCGCTCCCCTCGTCGGCACCTACACGTAATCTTTGTTCACCTCTCCTCTCTGTCTCGTTCTCTAATTTTCGAGATGAACGTTAGAGTTTCTCTTTTCCTATTTtagattggttttatttttctatacgAAGTTTTTCTATCTGTGACTTCGATTAGACTGTGGTATTAGATATATGATTCGgagattttcttttgttgtgAAAACTGTGATTCGAACTTTATACGAGGGACTGGTATTGGATTGAAATATGATAGTGGGAGGCTTGTTATTTGGGaagacttattaaaaaaatttgttcttTGGGAATACATAATTTTCACTGGTAGATTCGAGATGTTTATGGCGTTTTAAGGTTATTTAGATAGTTAGATGAGtcgagatgattttagattaaaattgaaagttgaataaaatattgttagaatattattttttaatgttattattattttagaatttgaaaaagttaaattgagatttgaaaaagttgaattgtttattatattttgtgtaaaaatttagaaaagttgtaattatgagaggagatgaaatgagataagatgggttgagagtgtttctcaatccaaacggcCTCTAGTCTCTTTTTCATTTAGATAGACTAAGGA contains:
- the LOC122311596 gene encoding cytochrome b-c1 complex subunit 8, with translation MGKQPVRMKAVVYALSPFQQKIMPGLWKDLPGKIHHKVSENWFSAVLLLAPLVGTYTYVQHYQEKEKLEHRF